A stretch of uncultured Campylobacter sp. DNA encodes these proteins:
- a CDS encoding saccharopine dehydrogenase family protein, with translation MSNILIIGAGGVSQVATVKCAMNADVFTKITLASRTKSKCDAIAKFIKDRLGVQIDTAQIDADDTDAVVELIKKTGAQLLLNVALPYQDLTLMDACSRAGIPYIDTANYEHPDTAKFEYKLQWAKDGEFKAANTMALLGSGFDPGVTNVFCAYAQQNLFDEIGEIDILDCNAGDHGYPFATNFNPEINLREVSAKGRYWERGEWKETEPMQIMFKWDYPKVGVKDSYLLYHEELESLVKNIKGLKRIRFFMTFGQSYLTHMKCLENVGMLRIDEVEHNGVKIIPIQFLKTLLPDPASLGPRTKGKTNIGCVIRGLKDGKERQVYIYNVCDHEACYAETGAQAVSYTTGVPAMIGSMMVAKGIWSGKGVFNMENFDAKPFMDELNRQGLPWEIIEMKPGERYEVK, from the coding sequence ATGTCAAATATCTTAATCATAGGCGCGGGCGGCGTGAGCCAAGTCGCGACCGTAAAATGCGCGATGAACGCGGACGTTTTTACAAAAATCACATTAGCAAGCCGCACCAAAAGCAAGTGCGACGCGATCGCTAAGTTTATCAAAGACCGCCTAGGCGTGCAGATCGATACCGCCCAGATCGATGCTGACGACACAGATGCGGTGGTAGAACTCATCAAAAAAACAGGCGCGCAGCTGTTACTAAACGTCGCGCTACCGTACCAGGACCTAACTCTTATGGACGCGTGCTCTCGCGCCGGTATCCCATACATCGACACCGCAAACTACGAGCACCCCGACACTGCCAAATTTGAATACAAGCTGCAGTGGGCGAAAGACGGCGAGTTTAAAGCCGCAAACACGATGGCGCTGCTGGGAAGCGGCTTTGATCCGGGGGTGACGAACGTATTTTGTGCTTACGCGCAGCAAAATTTATTTGACGAGATCGGCGAGATCGACATCCTAGACTGCAACGCGGGCGATCACGGCTATCCGTTCGCGACGAATTTTAACCCTGAAATCAACCTGCGCGAAGTGAGCGCAAAGGGTCGCTACTGGGAGCGCGGCGAGTGGAAAGAAACCGAGCCGATGCAGATCATGTTCAAATGGGACTACCCCAAAGTAGGCGTCAAGGACAGCTACCTGCTCTATCACGAGGAGCTAGAAAGCCTCGTTAAAAACATCAAAGGGCTGAAGCGAATCCGCTTTTTTATGACTTTCGGGCAGAGCTATCTCACGCATATGAAGTGCCTAGAAAACGTCGGCATGCTACGCATCGACGAGGTCGAGCATAACGGCGTAAAAATAATTCCGATTCAATTTTTAAAGACCTTGCTGCCTGATCCTGCGAGCCTCGGTCCGCGCACGAAGGGCAAAACAAACATCGGCTGCGTGATACGTGGCCTAAAAGATGGCAAAGAGCGCCAGGTCTATATCTACAACGTCTGCGACCACGAGGCTTGCTACGCTGAGACGGGCGCACAGGCGGTGAGCTACACGACGGGCGTGCCTGCGATGATCGGCTCGATGATGGTCGCAAAGGGCATTTGGAGCGGCAAAGGCGTCTTTAACATGGAAAATTTCGACGCCAAGCCTTTCATGGACGAGCTAAACAGGCAGGGCTTGCCGTGGGAGATAATCGAAATGAAACCTGGCGAGAGGTATGAGGTAAAATAA
- a CDS encoding LysE/ArgO family amino acid transporter, translating into MNSLPIGIFLQGAALMLSLIVAIGAQNIFVISQGLAKNHVAAVCMVCALSDAIFTAVGIFLIGGALKQGSLLTQILGIGGVIFLLCYALSSFFSAYKGSHFAKIQNSANSPLAPVVAKALAVTLLNPHVYLDTVVVVGSLGAMIADPQKPWFYAGVMFVSFAWFFGLGYGSRALSKLFASSRAWRIIDALVGVLMLYMAYLIAKFVFKI; encoded by the coding sequence TTGAACTCCTTACCGATCGGAATTTTCTTGCAAGGAGCCGCGCTGATGCTCTCGCTAATCGTCGCGATCGGCGCGCAAAATATCTTCGTCATCTCCCAAGGCCTTGCGAAAAACCACGTCGCAGCGGTTTGCATGGTTTGCGCGCTAAGCGATGCCATATTTACGGCCGTAGGGATATTTTTAATCGGCGGCGCTCTTAAGCAAGGCTCGCTTCTTACCCAAATTTTAGGCATAGGCGGGGTCATATTTCTGCTCTGCTACGCGCTAAGCTCGTTTTTTAGTGCCTATAAGGGCTCGCATTTTGCCAAGATTCAAAACTCTGCAAATAGCCCGCTGGCGCCCGTCGTAGCCAAAGCCCTTGCGGTGACGCTTCTAAATCCGCACGTGTATTTAGACACTGTCGTGGTCGTGGGTTCGCTCGGCGCTATGATTGCGGATCCGCAAAAGCCGTGGTTTTACGCGGGAGTTATGTTCGTATCGTTTGCGTGGTTTTTCGGCTTGGGCTACGGCTCGCGGGCGCTTTCGAAGCTTTTTGCAAGCAGCAGAGCATGGCGTATAATCGACGCGCTCGTGGGAGTTTTGATGCTATATATGGCGTATCTGATCGCGAAGTTTGTCTTTAAAATTTAA
- a CDS encoding STT3 domain-containing protein — MQKFRITNGECSRMDMFLIMTLVYIFGVACRFFWIYWASGIEQFSFDGELIMTTNDAFANAEGARDMIAGFHQPGDLSPYGASIPTLAFLLSKILPVSLNSITIYMSVFLAPLVAVPIILIAREYKILSAGIIAALLACVLPGYYIRTLGGYFDSDMLNVTLPLLTIWALIKLIGRSEQSSFALPAVFTVIYDWWYPSSYSLNMAIIVIFLIYTLIFNRRNEANYKAIIFMVAAVIKFSAYYEGETIIVNYILLFKIALIAFLYFLMIKIPSHKSKKALRILGVIVAITFVIFGGLTPIAVQLKAYILKDVSKEEIFYFYGVRSTVNEVENANFIKFVLESSGHLFIFICAVGGLALLLIKFRSFILILPMIALGVLALFGGTRFTMYATPMIALGFAYFIYFVLNYFEIRTWLRSTLLAILTCLALMPSIDFIYKFRVAPTLTKDSITPLAELKNKASREDYVLSWWDYGYLIRYYSDVKVVADPGGRQAGEYTFMSAFSFNKDEISSANMARLNVEYIQKSQGKKFDPKLEDKFKLNLYQIQKDYGEADINKFLSSLSDKNFKLPQKTRDIYYYFVPHMIDILPNILKFSTVDIETGKESWTPFIHVGYDIRMDKDGESIIINDECTLPSVDPEYLIYDGKKMPINSYYQVGEVDGKLVKLSKQIDKNSNLYVIFLPDYQRILILDKKVFESAFIQLFVLENYDKDLFEPVYLSNSARIYKLLR, encoded by the coding sequence ATGCAAAAATTTAGAATTACAAACGGTGAATGCTCCCGTATGGATATGTTTTTGATCATGACGCTGGTTTACATATTCGGCGTGGCGTGCAGATTTTTTTGGATATATTGGGCGAGCGGGATTGAGCAGTTTTCTTTTGACGGCGAGCTCATCATGACCACAAACGACGCCTTTGCCAATGCCGAGGGCGCGCGCGATATGATAGCGGGCTTTCACCAGCCGGGCGATCTTAGCCCATACGGCGCGTCGATCCCGACTCTGGCATTTTTGCTTAGTAAAATTTTACCCGTCAGCTTAAATAGCATTACGATCTATATGAGCGTGTTTTTAGCGCCGCTAGTGGCCGTGCCGATTATTTTGATAGCAAGAGAGTATAAGATCCTGAGCGCCGGCATCATCGCGGCGCTGCTTGCTTGCGTGCTACCTGGGTATTATATCAGGACCTTGGGCGGGTATTTTGATAGCGATATGTTAAATGTTACTCTGCCGCTGCTAACGATATGGGCTTTGATTAAGCTCATAGGGCGAAGCGAGCAGAGCAGCTTTGCTTTACCTGCCGTTTTTACAGTGATTTATGATTGGTGGTATCCTAGCTCGTATTCTCTAAATATGGCGATTATAGTGATATTTTTAATATATACTTTGATTTTTAATAGACGCAATGAGGCAAATTACAAAGCGATTATTTTTATGGTTGCAGCGGTCATAAAATTTAGCGCGTATTACGAAGGCGAGACAATAATTGTAAATTATATTTTATTGTTTAAAATCGCACTAATTGCGTTTTTATATTTTTTAATGATTAAAATTCCAAGCCATAAAAGCAAAAAAGCTCTTCGGATTTTGGGCGTGATCGTCGCAATTACGTTCGTCATATTCGGCGGACTTACTCCCATAGCAGTGCAGCTTAAAGCTTACATCTTAAAAGATGTAAGCAAAGAGGAAATTTTCTACTTCTATGGCGTTAGAAGTACGGTTAATGAGGTAGAAAACGCTAATTTCATAAAATTTGTGCTTGAATCTAGTGGGCATCTATTTATATTTATATGCGCCGTAGGAGGGCTGGCTCTATTGCTGATAAAATTTCGTTCGTTTATCTTAATCTTACCGATGATAGCGCTTGGAGTTTTAGCACTTTTCGGTGGAACTCGCTTTACAATGTACGCTACGCCGATGATAGCGCTTGGATTTGCTTATTTTATATATTTTGTGCTGAATTACTTTGAAATACGCACTTGGCTTAGAAGTACTTTGTTAGCTATTTTAACCTGTTTAGCGCTAATGCCTAGCATAGATTTTATTTATAAATTCCGAGTTGCGCCTACGCTTACGAAAGACTCCATAACGCCTCTTGCAGAGCTAAAAAATAAAGCTAGCAGGGAGGATTATGTACTATCGTGGTGGGATTACGGATATTTAATCAGATATTACTCCGATGTAAAAGTAGTAGCTGATCCCGGAGGTAGACAGGCGGGAGAATACACTTTTATGAGTGCGTTTTCCTTTAATAAAGATGAGATAAGCTCTGCTAATATGGCAAGGCTTAATGTCGAATATATACAAAAGTCGCAAGGTAAAAAATTTGATCCTAAACTGGAAGATAAATTTAAACTAAATCTATATCAAATTCAAAAAGACTATGGTGAAGCGGATATCAATAAATTTTTAAGTTCTTTAAGCGACAAGAATTTCAAGCTTCCACAGAAAACTAGGGATATATATTATTACTTCGTACCGCACATGATAGATATATTGCCTAATATCTTAAAATTTTCTACTGTAGATATAGAAACAGGTAAAGAGTCTTGGACACCATTTATTCATGTGGGTTATGATATTAGAATGGATAAAGATGGAGAGAGTATCATAATAAATGATGAATGCACACTGCCTAGCGTCGATCCTGAATACCTAATCTATGACGGTAAAAAAATGCCTATTAATTCATATTATCAAGTGGGCGAAGTAGACGGCAAACTCGTAAAATTATCTAAGCAGATAGATAAAAATTCCAATCTTTACGTGATATTTTTACCGGATTACCAAAGAATTTTAATCTTAGATAAAAAGGTATTTGAATCAGCCTTTATCCAACTTTTTGTGCTGGAAAACTATGATAAAGATCTGTTTGAGCCCGTTTATTTAAGTAATTCTGCGCGGATTTACAAGTTATTAAGATAA
- the fdh3B gene encoding formate dehydrogenase FDH3 subunit beta produces MPARLKFYVDVERCIACYGCQVACSSAHEVPVQINRRKVITLNEGIEGQEVSSSIACQHCTDAPCAQVCPVQCFYIRTDGVVLHDKDKCIGCGYCLYACPFGAPQFPRDGAFGIKGAMDKCTMCAGGPEPTFSHEELHKYGQNRIAEGKVPMCAAICCTNALIVGDASRVSDVYRKRVLTRGVSL; encoded by the coding sequence ATGCCGGCAAGATTAAAATTTTACGTCGATGTCGAGCGTTGCATCGCTTGCTATGGTTGCCAGGTAGCCTGCAGCTCGGCGCACGAGGTTCCCGTGCAGATCAATAGGCGCAAGGTTATCACTTTAAACGAGGGCATAGAGGGGCAGGAGGTTTCAAGCTCTATTGCTTGCCAACACTGCACCGATGCGCCTTGCGCGCAGGTTTGCCCGGTTCAATGCTTCTATATCAGAACCGACGGCGTCGTTTTACACGACAAAGATAAATGTATCGGCTGTGGATACTGCCTCTACGCGTGTCCGTTCGGTGCTCCGCAATTCCCTAGAGACGGAGCTTTCGGTATCAAAGGCGCGATGGATAAGTGCACTATGTGCGCGGGTGGACCGGAGCCTACGTTTTCGCACGAGGAACTGCATAAATACGGTCAAAACCGCATCGCAGAGGGCAAGGTTCCGATGTGTGCGGCGATCTGTTGCACGAACGCTCTAATCGTGGGCGACGCGAGCAGAGTTTCGGATGTTTATCGCAAGCGCGTACTTACGCGCGGCGTGAGCCTATAA